GGCGAGCAGATGTACTTCCCGTAATAAGCGCTTGGCTTGGGCAGTAATTTCCGTCCAGAAGAAAGAAAGAATGTCAAATAAAGACTGCCATTCATGCCCACAGGCAGAGCAGTTGAGGTTGAGCAGTATTTCTGCCTGGGGATCGGCTTCTGCCATTTGCTCTGCCAGTTGATTAATCACTTCTGGTGATAAGCGATCGCAACTTACGGGAGTACCGTTATGGTTAGCTTGCAGTAAACAACGTTGCAAGAGCAGTGAGTCTGCTGCCGCTACATCCTGACAATCGGCGATCGCAGCCAAATCCAAACTATTTGGCAAACGAAACTGTAACTCCCATGCTTCTAACTTGAGTGTATGGTTATGCACAACTGTTTTCGATGGCTCACTGATGCGGATATCTGACACATTCAAATCAAATTCCAGCCTTTCTCCGCATTTTGGGCATTCAGTAAAACCATTAAGTCTAGGCCCTAAAGAAATTTCTCTCAGGGTTAACAGATATGCATCCCGTTGTCCAATTGTCAGAGATGCGAGTTCGTCTGTTGTCTTTTCCGGACAGGCAAAGGCAAGCAAAGTCAGCGCTCTATCTATGGGGTGCTGACTTTGCCCAATTTCCCAAATCCGCAGGATGTAATCGGCAGATAAAGGACGCATGGCTTAAGGGTAATTAACTAGGCTCAAGGAAGCTTGGCTCGGTTGGTTCACTAATATCGTAATCACGTTCCCAACCCTCATTTTCGAGTTTAATCTGCTGAATTGCTATGGTGTTAGCAGCATTAGCATCTAGTTCTGGTAGAGCTTGAAATTCTGACACCCAGCAACGAAATACTTTGTAACGGATGGCAGGTTGCCCTGCTTCATTCATCAATTCGATGATGATATCCTTACGAAAATCTTTGAGAGAAACTTCTTGACCCAAACCAGAACCGTAGTTCCAAACCTTATTAGCCCATTGTTCAAATTCTTTGTCGTGGGTAACTCCCCTCTCCAACATTATGGGTTCGTACTTGGTTTGTCCTGGTGAATGGCGTTGCGTGCTGGGGTCTCCACCCTCACGATGTGTTACTACTTCCGTAGTTCTTTTGAGTGCGCCAACTTTGCTAATTCCTGCGACTGGAGCTGTTTTACCAACCCAATAAACGCGAAATTTGAAGGTCTTGTAGGGATCGTAACGGTAAGTATTAACCGTAAATTGAGGTGCGGGCATTCTTTAAATCTCCTTCTACCATTTGGGATGTTGGGGGAATTACTTTCTGAGTCTGGGTGGGTGTGAATCCATCTGTCGCCATCATTTTTCAAATTGGTATTAGGTGGCAATTTGTCCGGCCATTTGTTGGAATTTCAAAATCACGAATTCGGCTGGCTTCAGCGGTGCAAAACCAATAACGATGTTGACGATGCCTAAATTGATGTCATTCTGGGTTGTAGTTTCACTGTCGCACTTCACAAAATAGGCTTCTTTGGGCGATTTCCCTTGAAATGCTCCCTGGCGAAATAGGTTATTCATAAACGCACCAATATTTAGCCGGATTTGCGCCCACAGCGGCTCGTCGTTGGGTTCAAACACTACCCACTGAGTACCGCGATAGAGGCTTTCTTCTAAGAACAAAGTCAACCTTCTGACAGGAATATATTTCCATTCAGAGGCATCTTGATCGGCTCCTTGACGAGTCCGCGCTCCCCAAACTATTGTTCCATAGGCAGGAAAGGTGCGTAGACAATTAATTCCCAAAGGATTGAGAACTCCATTTTCGGAATCTGTTAGGGTATAGGTTAGCCCCTGAGCGCCACGGACAACAGCCTCAATCCCTGCTGGTGCTTTCCATACACCGCGATCGCTATCGGTGCGCGAAAAAATGCCTGCGATCGCTCCTGAAACCGGAAAATCCCGCAGACGGAAATCTTTTTTGGGATCGGCTGCCAAAATTCGGGGAAAAAAGATAGCCGCATTTTTATCTTTACTAGCACCTACAGCCCAATCGCCAATCTCAGTAAAAGTCTTTGAGGGTGGGGGATCGATAATATAAAATGCCCGCCGATCTCCACAGAATTTGATCGCTTCCTGAATCACGGCTTTACCAGCTGCGTCACTTAGCTTGGTGGTTTCGGGAATAACTAACAGGTTGAACAAATCCACATTTCGCAATGCATATATCCCGGTTTTGGCATCAAATCCACCAAGAATATCATTGGCACTTTGGGGTGGACTACCATCTCCACCACCAGTCAATCTTGCATTTTCTACAGCTAATGGCCGACGTATTCTCGCAGCTTGGAATTCTTGTCCACCATTATCAATTCCTAGTTTCAAAGCTGGGGAGGCATCATTATCTGGGGCGATCGTCACCTGTACAGCGGAAATTTCGGCATTTGTGGACTTAGAAGTCAGTTTAATTAAATTTCCTTGATTGGAAACTTCTAGACGAGAGGTTAAGTTAGCTGCGGTAATAGCATTATTGATAGCTGTCACTAACTGACTGATATTGGTTGGTGGGAAGGATGACTGAGTATCCAAGATCAGCGTAAAGGCATCTTCTCCATCAATTACGCCAGATATTTTGATTTGTTTATCAGTTAATGTGGGGAAGGTAGACAAATCACCGCTAAGAGTATAACCTTGCTCGCTAGCACCATTAAATAATCCAGGGGCAACTTCTAGCCGAACTAGCTTAGAACCGCTATTTACAACATCTGGTGCGTATTTAGCAGACTTGCTATTCATACTCAGGTTGAGAAACTTTTCAGTTTCTACAGGAACAAGGTTAGGACTGTTACCTTGTTGTACCTGACGAGTGACTGTGAGGTTAAAGGTACTTGTCAAAGTCAGAGGAGAACTACCGTAATCTACTGTTACAAATAAGTCTTCACCCCATTTCCCCGCATTAGCAGCTTTTACTGTCAACGCATTCTCATTGTCATTAGATCCATATTTGAGTATTGTACTGGCTTCACTTGCACCCTGAGCTACACGCACTACATAAGCATCACTACCACCATTCAAAAAGAATTGCTGTATTGAGTAGCTAATTTCGCTATTTGGGTGTAAGCCACCGAATTCACGTTCAAAATCACCAAAATTGAAAATGCGTACAGCCTTATTTAAGGTACCTCGTGGTGTGTAGCCGACAAATGCAGTAATCGAAGTTGCTACACCAGTAATTGTACGTACACCACTGGGAAGCTCTTCTATGTAAACACCTGGATAGGTGGGTGTAACAGGCATAATTAATTCCTTTGATCGGTGATAGTAAGTTTAAGTTCACAAGCAATCGTTAGCTGTTGCAGTTCAAGCACTATCGCACTTACAGCCTTTTGCTGGAGAGAGTTCTTTCATATCGATCAATGCATGGTTAGAGTTTATTTTTGGGTCACAACCTCACTAGCAAGCTATTTTCACCATTTAGACGCAATGGGATAGATGTAGCATTCCAAAATCAGTTGTGCAAATCTCTCCTTTCTCTTCCTGCGTGTACTCTGACAGAACACTTTTAGCGGATATAGAGATACATAGATAGGTCTTGAGTATGTCAGTTAAAGACTTCACGAAGTTGTTAAGTCTCGATCTCTATGTATGGTTGAACTACCGAGCTTTGACAGGCACCAAAATAAATGTAGTAATAGTTACCCAAACTTTTTGGTAAAAGCTGAGGTGTAACCGGAGTCAGCTATGAAAATATGACACTAAATAATAAAAGCAGGTTTCACCAGAAAATAGACAATTTTGTAAAAAAACAACAAACTTCGGTTAAATATTATGTAGTCATATTCACTATGCATTATACAGGTCAGTGAGAATATGGATGGTATTTTTTATGCATTACAATATTTAAGCTCATCCCACCCCTTGAAGAGTGGGCTTTCCCGTCGGCTTTCTGTTGGAAGTCCTAAAATCCTCAATCTCTTAACTGGCAAATCAGCGATCGCACTAAATCTACAGATATATTAATCAAGGGCAAAGCTGAAGCCTCAAACTTCACCTCACCCAAAACGACGATCGAAAGTTAATAAAATTTGAATTCTGTAATCTTAAGTTAAATTTTAGATTATTTTAATTATTCTGATTGTGTGGATATCCATAACAGTTCTAGCCAAAATTGGGGATCGGTCTGCTTCAGGTTTGATAGAGGATCGCACGCTATGTGTGTGGCATTTAAACAAATAACTTCAACCAATCCCACAAATGTTGCAACTTCTCTAAGAATATTTTTTTCGGCAGCTACAGCCGCGATCAATCTATCTGGGCAATAAATGCCAATGTATGGTAAGTGGGGAACCCGCGCGCGTGTTGAGTAAGGATTAATCACTTTTACATAACAATGGCGCAGCAATTTCCATACTTGTGGGTGAGATTGCTCAACAATTGCTGTAAACTGCTGGGCTAAGTTTTCCTCAACGATCATGCTTCTCTCACTGATTTTTATGTCAAAACCTGTAATTTTCTCTCATTTTTGTACAGTTTTGTAAATACCTGTACAAAAAGAGTGGTGGAGAAACTTTTTACTGATACTGCTTGTCTAACTCTCATCAAAGACCAAGTTATTTACCAACTTAGTTGGTAAATAGTTGTGTAAGTCAGGATTTCGATGGATGGCAATTTTGGTTGTGTGGTTGGGGGAATAAGTCTGCGCTATTGATGTCTGCATTGCGAATATAGCGATCGCATCAGATAAAAATTTACTAGTTAATAGTAATTCAAATAATGTTTGCGATACATAAATGATTCTTAGCTACAGGATTTTCATTAATTTGTAAACCTGAATACAGTTATAAAATCCAAGCAATTTATTATTTTTTAAACTTAATTTATCAGAATTGTTAGTTCAATTTTAGAGTAGCGATCGTAAAAATAGCTAATTATGAACTGAGTA
The genomic region above belongs to Calothrix sp. NIES-2098 and contains:
- a CDS encoding phage tail protein, which encodes MPAPQFTVNTYRYDPYKTFKFRVYWVGKTAPVAGISKVGALKRTTEVVTHREGGDPSTQRHSPGQTKYEPIMLERGVTHDKEFEQWANKVWNYGSGLGQEVSLKDFRKDIIIELMNEAGQPAIRYKVFRCWVSEFQALPELDANAANTIAIQQIKLENEGWERDYDISEPTEPSFLEPS
- a CDS encoding tail sheath protein — translated: MPVTPTYPGVYIEELPSGVRTITGVATSITAFVGYTPRGTLNKAVRIFNFGDFEREFGGLHPNSEISYSIQQFFLNGGSDAYVVRVAQGASEASTILKYGSNDNENALTVKAANAGKWGEDLFVTVDYGSSPLTLTSTFNLTVTRQVQQGNSPNLVPVETEKFLNLSMNSKSAKYAPDVVNSGSKLVRLEVAPGLFNGASEQGYTLSGDLSTFPTLTDKQIKISGVIDGEDAFTLILDTQSSFPPTNISQLVTAINNAITAANLTSRLEVSNQGNLIKLTSKSTNAEISAVQVTIAPDNDASPALKLGIDNGGQEFQAARIRRPLAVENARLTGGGDGSPPQSANDILGGFDAKTGIYALRNVDLFNLLVIPETTKLSDAAGKAVIQEAIKFCGDRRAFYIIDPPPSKTFTEIGDWAVGASKDKNAAIFFPRILAADPKKDFRLRDFPVSGAIAGIFSRTDSDRGVWKAPAGIEAVVRGAQGLTYTLTDSENGVLNPLGINCLRTFPAYGTIVWGARTRQGADQDASEWKYIPVRRLTLFLEESLYRGTQWVVFEPNDEPLWAQIRLNIGAFMNNLFRQGAFQGKSPKEAYFVKCDSETTTQNDINLGIVNIVIGFAPLKPAEFVILKFQQMAGQIAT